In one window of Bdellovibrio bacteriovorus W DNA:
- a CDS encoding putative alcohol dehydrogenase I (COG1064 Zn-dependent alcohol dehydrogenases) produces the protein MFAARYVPGKKELSIEDIPIPEPKETEVLLKVHAAGICHSDLHILHGEVPMPHSFTMGHEACGSVVKKGSAVLQDYKESDLYAVHGPNPCGRCSYCRTGYDNLCNSPDRAYVGIGQDGAYAEYLVVPARNIVKVPKGVPAEVAAVATDAVLTPYHAIKAMGKVGMASKVLMIGLGGLGLNGVQVGVALGAEVTATDLKAGNLEAAKKLGAQRVINAQDIGTLDPMSFDVIIDFVGSDKTFQSAQTLIRPGGKIVLVGLGSSHVSLATAPMITFQVEVLGSFWGTHQELEEIFDLISKGKIKPEVQTAPLKEVNHWLKELEAGHIKARIALLP, from the coding sequence ATGTTCGCTGCACGCTACGTTCCTGGCAAAAAGGAACTATCCATCGAAGACATACCCATCCCAGAGCCGAAAGAAACGGAAGTTCTTTTGAAAGTCCATGCTGCCGGCATCTGCCACTCAGATTTGCATATATTGCATGGAGAGGTTCCAATGCCTCATTCATTTACCATGGGACACGAAGCTTGCGGTTCTGTTGTAAAAAAAGGATCGGCAGTTCTTCAGGATTATAAGGAATCTGATCTCTATGCAGTACATGGGCCTAATCCCTGTGGCAGATGCTCCTACTGTCGTACTGGCTATGATAATCTCTGCAATAGTCCCGACAGAGCTTACGTCGGAATAGGTCAAGATGGTGCTTATGCGGAGTATCTCGTGGTTCCAGCCAGAAATATCGTCAAGGTTCCAAAAGGCGTCCCTGCAGAAGTAGCCGCCGTCGCCACAGACGCCGTCCTTACTCCGTATCACGCGATCAAAGCGATGGGTAAAGTCGGAATGGCTTCAAAAGTTTTAATGATTGGCCTTGGGGGATTAGGTCTCAATGGTGTCCAAGTCGGAGTAGCTCTCGGAGCAGAAGTTACTGCAACCGATTTGAAAGCCGGCAATCTAGAAGCAGCTAAGAAGCTGGGCGCACAAAGAGTTATCAACGCGCAAGACATCGGCACTTTAGATCCAATGTCTTTTGATGTGATCATCGACTTTGTGGGCTCCGACAAGACATTTCAAAGTGCGCAGACGCTCATTCGCCCGGGAGGAAAAATTGTCCTCGTAGGTTTAGGCTCAAGCCACGTTTCGCTAGCCACTGCACCCATGATCACATTTCAAGTTGAAGTTTTAGGTTCGTTCTGGGGAACGCATCAAGAACTTGAGGAAATTTTCGATCTTATCTCCAAAGGAAAAATAAAACCGGAAGTTCAAACAGCTCCCTTGAAGGAAGTGAATCACTGGCTCAAAGAACTAGAAGCTGGGCATATCAAAGCGCGAATTGCCTTGCTCCCCTAA